In Desulfobulbaceae bacterium, the DNA window TGGCGCGCCTGGGATTGCTCACTCTCACCACCCGCCATACGGGTGATGATCTCCTCCTTGACCGTACCATCGATATCGTCTGCGCCAAAAGATAAGGCCACCTGGGCAAGCTTGATCCCTATCATCACCCAATAAGCCTTGATGTGAGGAAAATTATCAAGAAAGAGACGGGCAACGGCAATATTCTTAAGATCCTCGATGCCAGAACTTTTGGAGATATCGGCCATCTCGGTGTTTTTAGGATGAAAGGCCAAGGGGATGAAGGTCATGAAACCTCCGGTTTCATCTTGGGCTTGACGCAGCATGTCCATGTGCTCCAAGCGTTCTTCTATAGTCTCGATATGACCATAAAGCATGGTGGCATTACTTTGCAGACCCAAGCGATGAGCGGTCTTTGCCACCTCTATCCACCCTTCGCCGGACAATTTTTTTTCGCAGGTCTTGGCCCTGATCCGGGGACTAAACACTTCCGCCCCTCCACCGGGAATAGAACCAAGACCTGCTGACATTAATTGTGTTAGCGTATCAGATACTGATAGCTTGGCAATTTCTGCAAGATGGGCGATCTCGACACAGGTAAAGGCTTGAATATGGACTAAGGGGCGAACCTCTTTGATGGCCGACAAGGCATTAAGATAATAGCTGAAAGGCAAGTCTGGATGGATGCCGCCAACCATATGGATTTCGGTTATAGGTTCATCAAGTCGCTCTTTGACTTTGTTGCGAATATCTTCAATGGTCATCTCATAAGCTAATGGCGAAGTCGCATCTTTGCCAAAAGCGCAAAATTTACACAGGTTGGTACAGATATTAGAATAGTTGATATGCTGATTATAGATAAAGTAGGCGTTATTGCCATTCTTCTTCTCTCTTACCAGGTTAGCGAGATAGCCAACAGCCAAGATGTCGGGGCTACGGTAGAGTCTGACACCATCATCAATTGACAGCCTCTCTCCCACATTAATTTTGACTAATATATCGATCAAGCCTGCACGTTTAATCATCTCATCCATAATATTCCTCATATTCGATATTCTCTTTGTCCTGTCAAGCCGTTCTTGAGGGTTTCAATCAACAAGTCAATTTCAGTTATCAATGCTGGCCCGTCCTTGGCTGCCAAGTTCAACCCGCCATCAAGGTACGAACGAGCGTAACCCTGTAAAAAACGATCCAGCGCAGCATCAATCAAAAAAACAACCATGGACACGGGTACACCAGAGGTTACCGTTCCTTCTCGTTGTCCTTGAAGAGCCAATGGTCCAAAAAAATCCAGAGAGAACAATCGAACTTGAGAGATCAACTCCTCCCGGTTTGGGATATCATATTCAAAAAGTACATTAAGATAGAGTTGATAGTAATCAGGGTAGCGCTCAACAAAGGCAACACCAGCAAGCATAGTCCGTCGAACCACGGACCAAAAATCGTGATCTGTGGGTTCACTCTCCGCAGGCTGCTGTACCATATCTTTGACCGCCCTGACGAAGTGATCAAAAATATGAAGAAAAATTGCTTCCTTGTTAGAGAAGTATTGATACAGCGATCCCTTGGCAATCCCCAATGCCTTGACCACAGTGTTCAAGCTGGCATTCTGATAGCCCTTGGCAGCAAATTCACTGACGAGCGCGGTCTCAATTCTCAGCCGCTTTTCGAGGGGCAGATTACTAAAGGTGTTGTTGTTGGATTGAGTTATTTCTCTCATCATGTGACCAGGTGGTCATACTACCCAACAAATATACAATTGCAAGATATTTTGTGTCATAAGAGTACTTAGATTAACGTGGTAACAGGAGTATGAGGTGAAGAAGATCCAAGAGGTAGATTTCGCTTAAAAACAAATGACACATAGGTTACAAACAAAGCGAGGATTCAGCGACTGGTCTTTTCTGTCCCGGTAGACGAAGCTCGACATTGGGGATTATCAAAATAGATAACACCCTCGGTATCAATGCAATAGGGCAGATTGTAGGGATTTTCCGGCAAGGCGGCGAGAATACCGCTTGTGACAAGTTGCTCCAGGGATGTCGGCTTTTGCTCAAAACTCTTTTCATACTGCTGACTGGCCCGTTCCAGAATCAATATCCCTTCTAATGCGTGGAGACGGTCAACCATATCATTATACCCAGGCTCATCGTGAGCCTTATCGGCAAGCATGGATTTCATGATGACGATAGCGGTTTCTGTCTCTCCTCCCTTCTGGGCCAGACGAGCTCCTAAAATGGCAAGAAATGGTGGGGCTTTGGGTGTATTTGCTGCCGCCAGGAAAAGTTTGCCGGCCTTCCCTGGGTTATTTGAAAAATAATACGCATTAAAGCCCAAGGTGTGATTTGGCTGCCAGTCCCAAGGGCGATTTTTGGTCGCAGTTGTTAAGATCTTCTCGGTCTCGGCCAGCATGCCAGCCGGTTCCCAAGGCAGCCACCCCTGGGCCAGTATGTATGTCTGTTGGAAAGAAGGGTCAAGTGCCTGGCTCGTAAAAAAAAGGTGGGAGATGTTTTGCCAATCGTACTGTTTTTTGACGGTTCGAAATCCTCCGCTGGGATCACGGACAAGTTCTGTGCCCAACTGGGCACCGATATCAAGCACAATGAGGTCAGCAAGCAGGCCCTTGAATTCGCCAGCCAAGGCCTGGAGCACAAGGGGAGGGAGCGAGGCCCATCTTCTTGAGTGTTGGGCAATGTTGGAGGGGGTGCTCCTATAGTTCAGCAAGGCATTGTAGCTTGCCGCATAGAAACAAAGCAGAGTGAGGAAGAGTAGGCCCTGGCGCAGAAAAAGCTGCATCAGGCAAGCTCCCGTCGGTTAAAAAGCCTGCTAGATAGGAAAAGAATGAGGGCACAGTAAGAGAGACAATAGAGAGCTAACAACAAAAACTCTTGGCCGCTGAAAGCAAAGCCGTAGGCCGCTACATATTTTTTATCGAACAGAGAGAGATTGGGGAAGATCCAGGAGAGGGCCAGCACAAATTTTTCCTGCCCGCTGAGGATGCCGGCGTGGGCGTTTTCCAGCACTACCCGTCGCAAAAGTTCCATGTTTTGGCCGACAAGATAGGTGGAGACGGCAAGCAATAACGCAACAAATGGTTGGCTGGCAAAACTGAAACAGAGGAAGCTCACCGCGAGCATCATCAGCAGGGCCAGCCACTGGCAGGTCATGGCCATGGCATAGGTGAGCCAGGAGAAATTGGGTGGCACAAAGGCTGGGTATTGCCAGAGTACATACTGCATAGAAAGGGCGGCGGCTCCACCCAGAATTATTGTCGAAAGCCCAAGGGTCAGGGCCAGACCGAGATATTTACCGGTGATATAGTGCCAACCCGCCACCGGCCGCGACATGAGCAGGTAAATACGGTTACGCTCCAGGTCATCGGCGAGTATTTTCAGGCCAAGGAAAAAGACCAGCAACAGCCCGGTGAAGGCAACGGCGGAGAGGCCAAATTCCACCGAGACCTTGCCTAAATCCCACGAGAAGAGCTCTGCAACAGAGATATTGGCCATGGTCAGGAAAGTGGCCAGGCAGACTATGGCCCAGAGAGCCTTATGGCGGATGCCCTCGATAAAGGTGGATAAAGCGAGGAACCAGAGATTACGGAGTGTTTGCTGCATGGTCGTATTCCTCGATAATGGCGACAAAGTGCTCTTCCAAACTGGCGCTGCCTTTGATGAAATCTTGAAGCTCCCCGCTATAGAGAAGGTGCCCTCGGTGGACAATGCCGATCCGATCGCAGAGATCCTCGATGTCGCTTAAGATATGTGAACTGAAGAACACCGTCTTACCCTGCTGTCGCAAATCGATGATGATGTTTTTTATGAGATGACGGCCCAAGGGGTCTAAGCCGCTCATCGGCTCGTCAAAGATGAGTACCTGAGGGTCGTGAATCAGGGCGTTGGCCATGCCCAGGCGCTGCTTCATACCTTTGGAAAAGCCGCCCACCCGCCGGTCGATGGCCTCAGTGAGGTTCATGCGGGCAAGAAGCAGGGGGATTCGTTCGCGCAGGGCCTGACTTGACATGCCACTCAGGCGGCCGGAGAGTTGTAAGGTCTCACGCGCGCTGAGATGGTCGTAGAAAAAAGGGAACTCGGAGAGGTAGCCGATCTGATTGCGGAACTCGTCTTGGCCTACGGTGTGGCCGAGAATGGAGAGCGTTCCGCTGTCCGGCTTTAAAAAATGGAGCAGCAGTTTGATGGTGGTGGATTTGCCTGCGCCGTTGGGGCCGAGAAAGCCAAAGACTTCGCCTGGGGCGATGGTGAGGGAGAGGTTATGGAGTGCCAGATTTTTTTTGCCTCGGCTACCGAAGGACTTATTGAGCCTGTCGATGGCAATGGCTGTGGTCATGGTGTTTTATCGCAATTGAGAAAATGGGTGGGCGGAAATGCAACAGCCCAGACCGAAGGAGCGGCCAGGGCTGTTGCATCAGGTGAGGGTCTTTATTCTACTGTACCAGTGCCCAGTTGGTGGTTGGCAAGCCGCCACCAGCCCCGACAATGCTGACGGCGTTATCGGTCGCAGCGTATACTGTCACTGGGGAGGTTATCCCAACGATACCAAAGGTGTCAGCTCCCGTAGGCCATGACGGGTTGCTGACACTGTACAACTGATTTGGGGCATCGGAGTCAGACCCGTAGGCCGTGTCTCCTTTATCATGGCGGGTATAGATGACATTTGAACAGCCGCCACTGTTACAGGCACCAGCAGTAACAGCACTTTCTGAGGTCAAAATTGACATTCCCTGACCAATCCCCAGTGGCACGGAGAATGTCTTGGCTGTAGCAGTATTTACTCCGACGACTCTGCCGCCTCCAACGGTGGCCGTAGCCCCAATAGCCGCTCCAGCGGTATCTGACGAGACCATCTCGGCGGTGACACCAACGACGGCTTGCGCGACTGCCGCTGCAGCATTAAGTGCACCAAGTACCGATTCTGTGTGGCCATAACAGCCCAACTCTGAGTTTAGGTCAGATTGGGCACCTACGGCCATTTTGTTGACGGCCTTGGAGTTGGCATTAAAGGCCCGCGTCCGGTATGCAGCAAACTGCGGGATGGCGATAGCCGCCAGGATGCCGATAATCGCAACTACGATCATCAATTCGACCAAGGTAAAACCTTTCTGACTTCTTGCGTCCTTAATAAAGTTTAGCATGATGTTTCCTCCTGTTGAGAATTGTATAATTACCCAAATAACCATTGGCAGCAAAATGACTGACGACTTTTCTCTAATCAAGATATGTGCCATCATGCCCCTAGCGAACACGATGTTTTATATTTCTTTAAAAATCAGTTGGTTGTGCAACAAGGCTCTCAGTTGCTTTGCATATACAGCAATGGACTGATCCGACACTCGAATTTTCACTGACATTTTGTGTCACAACATCTGCCTTAAATTGTCATATAATTTTTTAGGGCTTTATTGTTATTTTTTTAAGAATCGACCATCTGATCTATTTAATAAAAAAATTCTGCCTAAATATAGCGTAATTAGGTAACATAATAGGTGCATGACAGATTCTGGAACATGCTCATTCACAGATAGCATTAAAGCCTAGGCCGAAATAAATTTATTTATTGCTTGAAAGTAAAATCCATCGTTACTTTTTTGTACAAAATAGATGAATAAAACTAATAGAATAAAAATATCATAACTTAAGCAAGTTAAACATTTGCCATCATACAGTTACTCCAGGGCTATCAAAATTATCCGAATAAAAAAATGTTTTATGGCTCATGGCACACTCCATGCTCGAACTAATAATTTACTCATTATGAAACTACGGGATACCAAACCAACACAAAACGGCTTCAGCTTAATTGAAATGCTGATCGCAATATCAATCATGATCATTATAACTGCGATTAGCGTTAACTCTGCAATGCAAGTGCTCCCCGGGCTTCGCCTTAAAAGAGCCGCTCGCGTTCTGATAGCTCAGATGCAGCAAGCTCGATTTAATGCTATCAAGGAGAATCGCATCTGGCAAATTCAATTCACTGATAATCCTGGCACGACAAATGACTCATATCAACTTATTTCCAGTGGGCCTGATGGTATTATCGGCAACGCCGATGATATCCTATCCCCCACAGTCTTCTTATCCGCTTACGGGAGCGGAGTAGCTTACGGGGCCGGAGGCGCCACAGCTACCTGGAACAATGATGTTATCGACCAACGAACAAGCGTCACCTTTAGCAATAGAGGTCTTTGTGGTCAAGGAATCACCTATTTAACCAACCAAGATAACACGGTGAGCTTTGCAATAACTACCTCCATCGCTGGTTCAGTTACTCTTCGCAAATATAATGGCATCACTCCATTCAACACCAATAACTGGATGAACTGAATTTCATGGCACTACCTACCTACACCAATCAAAAAAAAGGGTTCACCCTTGTGGAGCTAATGATTGTTATCGCAATTTCTGGAATTGTATTAACAGGCGCATCGAGAATTTATCAATCCCTACAACAAACTTCCTCAGCTCAGGAAAAAATTCTGACACTACAAGAAAATACCCGCGTAGCTATGAGCATCTTGACAAATGAGCTTCATACCGCAGGATATGATCCAACCGCTTCTGGTAATTTTGGAATTACTGATATTAAATTTCGAGATTTAAACAATTCTCCTGATACAACAGCCAATGGAAACAGCTCAATCACTTTTACTATGGACCTTAACGGAAATCAAAATATCGACACCAATGAGACCTACTCCTACTCCCTCTATGATTATCCTGAGGCCGTCGTAGACTTTGCTAGCCGTGACTTAAGCCGTAATACAGGTGGAGGGCGTCAACTGCTGATTGAAAACATCCAAGCACTGGGCTTGGCCTTTGCAATTGACGCCATGGATCCAACTGACGTTGACAATGACGGAAATCTCAACGAGTCTGATGGATCGATTGATACCGATGGCGCTGGAAACATCATCTGGGTGATTGATCAA includes these proteins:
- a CDS encoding ABC transporter ATP-binding protein — its product is MTTAIAIDRLNKSFGSRGKKNLALHNLSLTIAPGEVFGFLGPNGAGKSTTIKLLLHFLKPDSGTLSILGHTVGQDEFRNQIGYLSEFPFFYDHLSARETLQLSGRLSGMSSQALRERIPLLLARMNLTEAIDRRVGGFSKGMKQRLGMANALIHDPQVLIFDEPMSGLDPLGRHLIKNIIIDLRQQGKTVFFSSHILSDIEDLCDRIGIVHRGHLLYSGELQDFIKGSASLEEHFVAIIEEYDHAANTP
- a CDS encoding TetR/AcrR family transcriptional regulator, whose product is MMREITQSNNNTFSNLPLEKRLRIETALVSEFAAKGYQNASLNTVVKALGIAKGSLYQYFSNKEAIFLHIFDHFVRAVKDMVQQPAESEPTDHDFWSVVRRTMLAGVAFVERYPDYYQLYLNVLFEYDIPNREELISQVRLFSLDFFGPLALQGQREGTVTSGVPVSMVVFLIDAALDRFLQGYARSYLDGGLNLAAKDGPALITEIDLLIETLKNGLTGQREYRI
- a CDS encoding prepilin-type N-terminal cleavage/methylation domain-containing protein; this translates as MAHGTLHARTNNLLIMKLRDTKPTQNGFSLIEMLIAISIMIIITAISVNSAMQVLPGLRLKRAARVLIAQMQQARFNAIKENRIWQIQFTDNPGTTNDSYQLISSGPDGIIGNADDILSPTVFLSAYGSGVAYGAGGATATWNNDVIDQRTSVTFSNRGLCGQGITYLTNQDNTVSFAITTSIAGSVTLRKYNGITPFNTNNWMN
- a CDS encoding ABC transporter permease; its protein translation is MQQTLRNLWFLALSTFIEGIRHKALWAIVCLATFLTMANISVAELFSWDLGKVSVEFGLSAVAFTGLLLVFFLGLKILADDLERNRIYLLMSRPVAGWHYITGKYLGLALTLGLSTIILGGAAALSMQYVLWQYPAFVPPNFSWLTYAMAMTCQWLALLMMLAVSFLCFSFASQPFVALLLAVSTYLVGQNMELLRRVVLENAHAGILSGQEKFVLALSWIFPNLSLFDKKYVAAYGFAFSGQEFLLLALYCLSYCALILFLSSRLFNRRELA
- the mqnE gene encoding aminofutalosine synthase MqnE: MDEMIKRAGLIDILVKINVGERLSIDDGVRLYRSPDILAVGYLANLVREKKNGNNAYFIYNQHINYSNICTNLCKFCAFGKDATSPLAYEMTIEDIRNKVKERLDEPITEIHMVGGIHPDLPFSYYLNALSAIKEVRPLVHIQAFTCVEIAHLAEIAKLSVSDTLTQLMSAGLGSIPGGGAEVFSPRIRAKTCEKKLSGEGWIEVAKTAHRLGLQSNATMLYGHIETIEERLEHMDMLRQAQDETGGFMTFIPLAFHPKNTEMADISKSSGIEDLKNIAVARLFLDNFPHIKAYWVMIGIKLAQVALSFGADDIDGTVKEEIITRMAGGESEQSQAR
- a CDS encoding prepilin-type N-terminal cleavage/methylation domain-containing protein; amino-acid sequence: MALPTYTNQKKGFTLVELMIVIAISGIVLTGASRIYQSLQQTSSAQEKILTLQENTRVAMSILTNELHTAGYDPTASGNFGITDIKFRDLNNSPDTTANGNSSITFTMDLNGNQNIDTNETYSYSLYDYPEAVVDFASRDLSRNTGGGRQLLIENIQALGLAFAIDAMDPTDVDNDGNLNESDGSIDTDGAGNIIWVIDQSNDSSWDSLDTNNDGAITAADAPAPVNGVSTINATATGSPFRLNDIRAIRVWILARSKLPEQGFIDTETYIVGRQILIPSQIPNEINGGGYRYRLLESIVNCRNLGL